In one Candidatus Thermoplasmatota archaeon genomic region, the following are encoded:
- a CDS encoding DNA polymerase II large subunit gives MGDIQQYFSGIKRQVENCYRVAREARSRGFDPKREVEIPTANDFADRVEELVGPAGIADRIRTYLKNMSREETAISVAVEIAEEMAGSTEKTVDQAVRTGLAILTEGVLVAPIEGISEVKIAKNFDGSNYVDLYFAGPIRSAGGTGEAMSVLIADIVRRKLGIDRYKPTEDEIERYKEEVPLYDRIATLQYAPSLEEIENIVGNCPICINGEATEDREIMGKRDLPRVRTNKVRGGACLVISEGLSLKAPKILKHVNKMKLEGWDFLKAFLHEEGEEKNEIVPSWKYIESLIAGRPVFSHPSSKGGFRLRYGRGRTCGLASTAINPAAMYILDNFIAIGTQIKTERPGKGTVGTPCDSIEGPMVLLKNGDFMQVNALEEAKKIKDRVKEIIDLGEILISFGEFVENNAILPQASYCYEWWIQELQEKLGCLNEDEEGEKKAEVIVSNELGHKVNLKELSPADAFRISEKFDVPLYPSYNLFWHDISPDEIKLLADAIEKAGFDEFLAISKDKKIKEILLKLGALHRERETIIIEKYAYPLIRCCGFDVEDGKIGRKRGVDQLFSLGDPMKMVSELSGIKIMPRAPQRIGTRMGRPEKAAERTMRASPHVLFPVSEAGGRERLVNSALRANKIRFEAGARKCERCKKITYKTRCDCGGLTSYTGKIDTHEVKLYMEIERAKKNIGMISIPEKVKGVIGLSSKNKTPECIEKGLLRAKHGVYVFKDGTARFDMTNMPLTHFRPDEIDTSVEKLHALGYDKDWKGKPLERKDQICELKIQDVVPSKKCATYMLKVANYIDELLDKFYGIEPFYNASDMQDLIGSMVVGLSPHTSAGAVGRIIGFIDADVCCAHPFYHAAKRRNCDGDEDTLMLLLDVLINFSLEYIPEKRGGHMDLPLVLATKISPSEIDKEAQSMDLLRLYPLEFYRATIRHAHPKELEKKMDLVAYRIGTGREYSDFSFTHDTRNISEGTKTSSYKTLKKMEDKLDAQLELARKIRAVDENDVATRVIQTHFLPDLIGNLRAFTTQQVRCVKCNKKYRRIPLRGVCTKCGGSLTLTVHEKSIKKYLEPAKKIMNGLSIPEYTKQRILIFEKSAESLFKNDKIRKTKLSDFFK, from the coding sequence ATGGGTGACATTCAGCAGTATTTTTCAGGAATAAAAAGACAGGTCGAGAATTGTTACAGGGTGGCTAGAGAGGCAAGAAGCAGGGGGTTTGACCCGAAAAGAGAGGTAGAAATTCCCACGGCCAACGACTTCGCTGACAGGGTGGAAGAATTGGTCGGCCCGGCAGGGATTGCGGACAGGATAAGAACTTATTTAAAAAATATGAGCAGGGAGGAAACGGCAATATCTGTCGCTGTGGAAATAGCAGAAGAGATGGCAGGGAGCACAGAAAAAACCGTTGACCAGGCAGTACGAACAGGGCTGGCGATACTGACGGAGGGTGTTCTTGTCGCCCCGATAGAGGGGATATCCGAAGTCAAAATAGCAAAAAACTTTGATGGCAGTAATTATGTCGATCTCTATTTCGCCGGGCCAATCCGTTCTGCGGGTGGGACGGGAGAGGCAATGAGCGTATTGATAGCAGACATTGTAAGAAGAAAACTGGGCATAGACAGATACAAGCCGACTGAAGATGAAATAGAGAGATATAAAGAAGAAGTGCCTCTATACGACAGGATAGCCACACTCCAATATGCACCATCGCTGGAAGAGATAGAAAACATCGTGGGAAACTGCCCGATATGCATCAACGGCGAGGCTACGGAGGACAGGGAAATAATGGGCAAGAGGGATTTGCCGAGAGTAAGAACAAATAAAGTCAGAGGGGGAGCATGCCTTGTAATATCCGAAGGATTAAGCCTCAAAGCCCCGAAAATTTTGAAGCATGTCAACAAGATGAAACTCGAGGGTTGGGATTTCCTAAAAGCTTTTCTTCACGAAGAGGGAGAGGAGAAAAATGAAATTGTTCCCTCCTGGAAGTATATTGAAAGCCTTATAGCTGGGAGACCCGTTTTTTCCCACCCGTCCAGCAAGGGCGGGTTCCGTCTCCGTTATGGAAGGGGGAGGACGTGCGGACTCGCATCAACGGCAATAAATCCTGCTGCCATGTATATCCTTGACAACTTTATCGCCATAGGAACACAGATAAAAACCGAGAGGCCGGGCAAGGGAACGGTCGGAACACCCTGCGATTCTATAGAGGGGCCGATGGTGTTGCTTAAAAACGGGGATTTCATGCAGGTTAACGCTCTTGAAGAAGCAAAAAAGATTAAGGACAGGGTAAAGGAAATCATAGATCTGGGAGAGATACTCATTTCTTTCGGAGAATTTGTGGAAAATAATGCAATCTTGCCTCAGGCAAGCTACTGTTATGAATGGTGGATACAGGAACTCCAGGAGAAATTGGGTTGCCTTAACGAGGATGAGGAAGGAGAGAAAAAAGCCGAGGTGATTGTTTCAAACGAACTTGGTCATAAAGTAAATTTGAAAGAGCTTTCCCCGGCAGATGCTTTTCGCATATCCGAAAAGTTTGACGTACCCCTCTATCCCTCATACAACCTATTCTGGCACGATATTTCTCCTGACGAAATAAAATTGCTGGCAGATGCTATCGAAAAAGCAGGATTTGATGAATTTCTAGCCATTTCAAAAGATAAAAAAATAAAGGAAATACTGCTCAAACTCGGTGCCCTTCATAGGGAAAGGGAAACAATAATCATAGAAAAATATGCATACCCCCTCATACGGTGCTGCGGATTTGATGTGGAAGATGGAAAGATAGGAAGGAAAAGGGGTGTGGATCAATTATTCAGCTTAGGGGATCCAATGAAAATGGTGTCCGAACTTTCTGGAATAAAAATAATGCCCCGCGCCCCGCAGAGAATAGGAACAAGAATGGGAAGGCCTGAAAAAGCGGCTGAGAGAACGATGAGAGCCAGTCCCCATGTTTTATTTCCTGTAAGCGAGGCAGGAGGCCGGGAAAGATTGGTGAATTCTGCCCTCAGGGCAAATAAGATAAGATTTGAGGCGGGTGCCAGGAAATGTGAGAGATGCAAAAAAATTACATATAAAACAAGATGCGATTGTGGCGGCTTGACCTCATACACGGGAAAAATAGATACCCATGAAGTGAAACTTTATATGGAAATAGAAAGAGCGAAGAAAAACATAGGCATGATTTCAATACCGGAAAAAGTGAAGGGAGTGATTGGCCTTTCGTCAAAGAATAAGACGCCGGAATGTATTGAGAAAGGGCTTTTGAGGGCAAAACACGGCGTTTATGTATTTAAGGACGGTACCGCGCGTTTCGATATGACAAACATGCCATTGACCCATTTCCGACCCGATGAAATCGACACATCCGTAGAAAAACTTCATGCCCTAGGATATGACAAGGATTGGAAAGGAAAACCCCTGGAAAGAAAAGACCAGATATGCGAATTGAAGATACAGGATGTCGTACCGTCAAAAAAATGTGCCACATACATGCTCAAAGTCGCAAACTATATTGATGAACTGCTGGATAAGTTTTACGGAATAGAGCCCTTCTATAATGCTTCAGATATGCAGGATTTAATAGGCAGTATGGTCGTCGGCCTTTCACCCCATACATCGGCAGGCGCGGTTGGTCGTATCATAGGATTCATAGATGCAGACGTTTGCTGTGCCCATCCATTTTATCATGCGGCAAAAAGGAGGAATTGCGATGGTGATGAGGATACGCTCATGCTTCTCCTTGATGTCCTTATAAACTTTTCCCTTGAGTACATTCCTGAAAAGCGCGGCGGGCACATGGATCTGCCGTTGGTTCTTGCAACAAAAATCTCCCCGTCAGAAATAGATAAGGAGGCACAGAGCATGGATTTGCTTCGCCTTTACCCTTTAGAATTTTACAGGGCTACGATACGACATGCCCACCCGAAGGAATTGGAAAAAAAGATGGATTTGGTTGCTTACAGGATAGGAACAGGTAGGGAATACAGCGATTTTTCTTTCACCCATGACACCAGGAATATATCAGAAGGGACAAAAACATCATCATACAAAACTCTCAAAAAAATGGAAGATAAGCTTGACGCACAGCTTGAACTTGCCAGAAAAATAAGGGCTGTTGATGAGAACGACGTTGCTACGAGGGTTATACAGACCCACTTCCTTCCAGATTTGATCGGAAATTTGAGGGCGTTCACAACGCAGCAGGTGAGGTGCGTTAAGTGCAATAAGAAATACAGGCGGATTCCTTTAAGGGGAGTATGCACAAAATGCGGCGGCTCTCTGACACTTACCGTTCACGAAAAATCCATAAAGAAATACTTGGAGCCAGCAAAAAAAATAATGAACGGATTGTCCATTCCTGAGTATACGAAACAGCGCATCCTAATTTTTGAAAAATCTGCCGAATCGTTATTTAAAAATGATAAAATAAGGAAGACGAAGTTAAGCGATTTTTTCAAATAG